One segment of Panicum virgatum strain AP13 chromosome 3K, P.virgatum_v5, whole genome shotgun sequence DNA contains the following:
- the LOC120698120 gene encoding transcription factor VOZ1-like isoform X1, with amino-acid sequence MVGDPASGGGGAAHPASGGKGSRSSTRHRQFRDRAKNRVDDLQEMFSGLQSARKESRSADAAVLEEQVHQMLREWRAELSAPSPASSLQNSQGNNRGASDPPSETLRLLQLAVADEEDDATSRLTVPRSPLQVPAFHQNQGQGHGQEAQMPNLNQQCEVVAGGAAPSQQLLDQGVQGDCGEVAAVANAMFNEQMYYIDHELSIDDFLQDDDYKINLPGSNEDHFNNLHGIGPLEHQQFDLPLDLPPESYADANNPEQNTGDVFVHMSDLLTTIWPSPSQYLGPKCALWDCGRPVGGSEDSGDYCNPYHAGLALNDDGLLGTRPVMRPRGIDLKDGPLFTALIAKVQGKNVGIPVCGGAATSKSPWNAPELFDLSLLEGESLREWLFFDTPRRAFESGNRKQRSLPDYNGRGWHESRKQVMKDFEGLKRSYYMDPQPSSSHEWHLFEYEINASDALALYRLEYKSSDSKKGAKSKLASSSLTEIQQQMVRLTADSPVENKRTARSKPKANHKDTNAKAFAHVNTPSQVNSSNAYQAAPQVNQMTFLNENVVYGPHLPHSENVVYGPHLPHSENVVYGPQLPHGCSAEGSSFFWNRRDGT; translated from the exons ATGGTGGGAGATCCGGcctccggtggcggcggcgccgcccaccCCGCGTCGGGCGGCAAGGGCTCCCGCTCGTCGACGCGGCACCGGCAGTTCCGCGACCGCGCGAAGAACCGCGTGGACGACCTCCAGGAGATGTTCTCCGGCCTCCAGTCCGCGCGCAAGGAGAGCCgctccgccgacgccgccgtcctcgAGGAGCAGGTCCACCAGATGCTCCGCGAGTGGCGCGCCGAGCTCAGCGCCCCGTCCCCCGCCTCCTCACTCCAG AACTCGCAGGGGAACAATAGGGGGGCCTCGGATCCGCCGTCCGAGACGCTGCGGCTGCTGCAGCTGGCGGTGGCCGACGAGGAGGATGACGCCACGAGCAGGCTCACAGTGCCCCGATCGCCGCTGCAGGTGCCGGCTTTTCATCAGAACCAAGGGCAGGGTCACGGGCAGGAAGCCCAGATGCCCAATCTCAATCAGCAGTGTGAAGTTGTGGCTGGGGGCGCTGCCCCCTCGCAGCAGTTGCTGGATCAGGGAGTACAGGGAGATTGCGGAGAAGTAGCTGCCGTTGCTAATGCAATGTTCAATGAACAG ATGTACTATATAGACCATGAACTAAGTATTGATGATTTTCTTCAAGATGATGATTACAAAATAAATCTTCCTGGTTCTAATGAAGATCACTTCAATAACCTGCATGGGATCGGTCCGCTGGAACATCAGCAGTTTGATTTGCCACTAGATCTGCCACCAGAGTCATATGCTGATGCAAATAACCCTGAGCAAAATACTGGAGATGTCTTTGTACATATGTCAGATTTGCTTACAACAATATGGCCATCACCCTCTCAGTATTTGGGGCCAAAATGTGCACTTTGGGACTGTGGTAGGCCAGTTGGAGGGTCAGAAGACTCTGGAGATTACTGCAACCCTTACCATGCTGGTTTGGCTttgaatgatgatggtcttcttgGGACAAGACCCGTGATGCGTCCAAGAGGCATTGATTTGAAAGATGGGCCTTTGTTTACTGCTCTTATTGCTAAAGTACAAGGAAAAAATGTTGGTATTCCTGTGTGTGGAGGGGCTGCAACTTCTAAATCGCCATGGAATGCACCTG AACTTTTTGATCTTTCTCTTCTGGAGGGTGAATCTCTTAGAGAATGGCTTTTCTTTGACACTCCAAGAAGGGCATTTGAGAGTGGCAACCGGAAGCAAAGGTCATTGCCAGATTACAATGGTCGTGGGTGGCATGAATCAAGGAAGCAGGTGATGAAAGATTTTGAAGGTCTGAAGAGGTCCTATTACATGGACCCACAACCATCAAGCAGCCATGAGTGGCATCTTTTCGAGTATGAGATCAATGCTTCTGATGCTCTTGCTTTGTACCGTCTTGAATACAAGTCTTCTGACTCCAAAAAGGGTGCCAAATCAAAACTTGCCAGTAGTTCACTGACTGAAATCCAGCAGCAAATGGTCAGGCTGACCGCAGACAGTCCTGTGGAAAACAAACGGACTGCTAGGAGCAAGCCAAAGGCTAATCATAAGGATACAAATGCAAAGGCTTTTGCACATGTTAACACCCCCAGTCAAGTTAATTCTTCAAATGCTTATCAAGCAGCGCCGCAGGTGAACCAAATGACATTTCTGAATGAGAATGTCGTCTATGGACCTCATCTTCCACATTCTGAAAATGTAGTCTATGGACCTCATCTTCCACATTCTGAAAACGTCGTGTATGGACCTCAACTTCCCCATGGATGCTCAGCTGAAGGAAGCAGCTTCTTTTGGAACCGAAGGGACGGGACTTGA
- the LOC120698120 gene encoding transcription factor VOZ1-like isoform X2 — MVGDPASGGGGAAHPASGGKGSRSSTRHRQFRDRAKNRVDDLQEMFSGLQSARKESRSADAAVLEEQVHQMLREWRAELSAPSPASSLQNSQGNNRGASDPPSETLRLLQLAVADEEDDATSRLTVPRSPLQVPAFHQNQGQGHGQEAQMPNLNQQCEVVAGGAAPSQQLLDQGVQGDCGEVAAVANAMFNEQMYYIDHELSIDDFLQDDDYKINLPGSNEDHFNNLHGIGPLEHQQFDLPLDLPPESYADANNPEQNTGDVFVHMSDLLTTIWPSPSQYLGPKCALWDCGRPVGGSEDSGDYCNPYHAGLALNDDGLLGTRPVMRPRGIDLKDGPLFTALIAKVQGKNVGIPVCGGAATSKSPWNAPELFDLSLLEGESLREWLFFDTPRRAFESGNRKQRSLPDYNGRGWHESRKQVMKDFEGLKRSYYMDPQPSSSHEWHLFEYEINASDALALYRLEYKSSDSKKGAKSKLASSSLTEIQQQMVRLTADSPVENKRTARSKPKANHKDTNAKAFAHVNTPSQVNSSNAYQAAPQVNQMTFLNENVVYGPHLPHSENVVYGPQLPHGCSAEGSSFFWNRRDGT, encoded by the exons ATGGTGGGAGATCCGGcctccggtggcggcggcgccgcccaccCCGCGTCGGGCGGCAAGGGCTCCCGCTCGTCGACGCGGCACCGGCAGTTCCGCGACCGCGCGAAGAACCGCGTGGACGACCTCCAGGAGATGTTCTCCGGCCTCCAGTCCGCGCGCAAGGAGAGCCgctccgccgacgccgccgtcctcgAGGAGCAGGTCCACCAGATGCTCCGCGAGTGGCGCGCCGAGCTCAGCGCCCCGTCCCCCGCCTCCTCACTCCAG AACTCGCAGGGGAACAATAGGGGGGCCTCGGATCCGCCGTCCGAGACGCTGCGGCTGCTGCAGCTGGCGGTGGCCGACGAGGAGGATGACGCCACGAGCAGGCTCACAGTGCCCCGATCGCCGCTGCAGGTGCCGGCTTTTCATCAGAACCAAGGGCAGGGTCACGGGCAGGAAGCCCAGATGCCCAATCTCAATCAGCAGTGTGAAGTTGTGGCTGGGGGCGCTGCCCCCTCGCAGCAGTTGCTGGATCAGGGAGTACAGGGAGATTGCGGAGAAGTAGCTGCCGTTGCTAATGCAATGTTCAATGAACAG ATGTACTATATAGACCATGAACTAAGTATTGATGATTTTCTTCAAGATGATGATTACAAAATAAATCTTCCTGGTTCTAATGAAGATCACTTCAATAACCTGCATGGGATCGGTCCGCTGGAACATCAGCAGTTTGATTTGCCACTAGATCTGCCACCAGAGTCATATGCTGATGCAAATAACCCTGAGCAAAATACTGGAGATGTCTTTGTACATATGTCAGATTTGCTTACAACAATATGGCCATCACCCTCTCAGTATTTGGGGCCAAAATGTGCACTTTGGGACTGTGGTAGGCCAGTTGGAGGGTCAGAAGACTCTGGAGATTACTGCAACCCTTACCATGCTGGTTTGGCTttgaatgatgatggtcttcttgGGACAAGACCCGTGATGCGTCCAAGAGGCATTGATTTGAAAGATGGGCCTTTGTTTACTGCTCTTATTGCTAAAGTACAAGGAAAAAATGTTGGTATTCCTGTGTGTGGAGGGGCTGCAACTTCTAAATCGCCATGGAATGCACCTG AACTTTTTGATCTTTCTCTTCTGGAGGGTGAATCTCTTAGAGAATGGCTTTTCTTTGACACTCCAAGAAGGGCATTTGAGAGTGGCAACCGGAAGCAAAGGTCATTGCCAGATTACAATGGTCGTGGGTGGCATGAATCAAGGAAGCAGGTGATGAAAGATTTTGAAGGTCTGAAGAGGTCCTATTACATGGACCCACAACCATCAAGCAGCCATGAGTGGCATCTTTTCGAGTATGAGATCAATGCTTCTGATGCTCTTGCTTTGTACCGTCTTGAATACAAGTCTTCTGACTCCAAAAAGGGTGCCAAATCAAAACTTGCCAGTAGTTCACTGACTGAAATCCAGCAGCAAATGGTCAGGCTGACCGCAGACAGTCCTGTGGAAAACAAACGGACTGCTAGGAGCAAGCCAAAGGCTAATCATAAGGATACAAATGCAAAGGCTTTTGCACATGTTAACACCCCCAGTCAAGTTAATTCTTCAAATGCTTATCAAGCAGCGCCGCAGGTGAACCAAATGACATTTCTGAATGAGAATGTCGTCTATGGACCTCATCTTCCAC ATTCTGAAAACGTCGTGTATGGACCTCAACTTCCCCATGGATGCTCAGCTGAAGGAAGCAGCTTCTTTTGGAACCGAAGGGACGGGACTTGA
- the LOC120700690 gene encoding protein STRICTOSIDINE SYNTHASE-LIKE 10-like gives MGNVAGKKILTLAISLLAVLTLLLQPCAAARPVPGTATIIDGRRSLHLPLRGSLLRGPESVAFDGDGAGPYSGVSDGRVLKWNGLARRWSTYAYGPGYNAKACTASRTRPAEVTESTCGRPLGLRFHYESGNLYIADAYKGLMRVGPGGGEAKVLVAEADGAPLRFTNGVDIDQVTGEVFFTDSSMNYQRSQHERVTTTGDSTGRLMKYNPKTNSVTVLQSGITYPNGLAISADRTHLVVALTGPCKMMRYWIKGPKAGTSEPLADLPGYPDNVRADLKGGFWVALHREKMELSFGPDDHLLAMRINANGQVVQVMRGSKSVRPTEVVEREVGKLYMGSVELPYVGVVSQ, from the coding sequence ATGGGGAACGTCGCGGGGAAGAAGATTCTGACGCTGGCGATCTCGTTGCTCGCCGTCCTGACGCTGCTGCTccagccgtgcgccgccgcacgtcCCGTTCCTGGAACGGCAACCATTATTGACGGCCGCCGGAGCCTGCACCTGCCGCTCCGCGGGTCGCTGCTGCGCGGCCCGGAGAGCGTCGCgttcgacggcgacggcgcgggaCCCTACAGTGGCGTCTCCGACGGCCGCGTCTTGAAGTGGAACGGGCTGGCGCGCCGCTGGTCGACCTACGCATACGGCCCGGGTTACAACGCCAAGGCTTGCACCGCGTCCAGGACTCGGCCAGCGGAAGTCACGGAGAGCACGTGCGGCCGCCCGTTGGGCCTGCGCTTCCACTACGAGTCCGGGAACCTCTACATCGCCGACGCGTACAAGGGGCTGATGCGTgtcgggccgggcggcggtgaggcgaaggtgctggtcgccgaggcCGATGGTGCACCGCTCCGCTTCACCAACGGCGTCGACATCGACCAGGTCACCGGAGAGGTGTTCTTTACGGACAGTAGCATGAACTACCAGCGGTCGCAGCACGAGAGGGTCACGACTACTGGAGACTCGACGGGCCGCCTCATGAAGTACAACCCGAAGACGAACAGTGTCACTGTGCTGCAATCGGGTATCACATACCCTAATGGTCTCGCTATTAGTGCCGATCGAACGCACCTTGTTGTAGCACTTACCGGACCATGCAAGATGATGAGGTATTGGATCAAGGGTCCCAAGGCCGGCACGTCAGAGCCGCTTGCCGATCTACCGGGCTATCCCGACAATGTGAGGGCTGACCTCAAAGGTGGATTTTGGGTAGCACTGCACCGGGAGAAGATGGAACTATCATTTGGTCCGGACGACCACCTTCTTGCTATGAGAATAAATGCTAACGGGCAGGTGGTCCAGGTGATGAGAGGATCCAAGAGCGTAAGACCGACCGAAGTGGTGGAGAGGGAAGTCGGCAAGTT